The proteins below come from a single Phocoena sinus isolate mPhoSin1 chromosome 2, mPhoSin1.pri, whole genome shotgun sequence genomic window:
- the ALDH6A1 gene encoding methylmalonate-semialdehyde dehydrogenase [acylating], mitochondrial isoform X2, whose translation MAAVAAVAAAAAMRARILQVSSKVNSSWHPASSFSSSSVPSVKLFIDGKFIESKSDKWMDIHNPATNEVIGRVPQATKAEMDAAVSSCKRAFPTWADTSILSRQQVLLRYQQLIKENLKEIARLITLEQGKTLADAEGDVFRGLQVVEHACSVTSLMLGETMPSITKDMDLYSYRLPLGVCAGIAPFNFPAMIPLWMFPMAMVCGNTFLMKPSERVPGATILLAKLLQDSGAPDGTLNVIHGQHEAVNFICDHPDIKAISFVGSNQAGEYIFERGSRHGKRVQANMGAKNHGVVMPDANKENTLNQLVGAAFGAAGQRCMALSTAILVGEAKKWLPELVERAKKLRVNAGDQPGADLGPLITPQAKERVCNLIDSGTKEGASILLDGRDIKVKGYDNGNFVGPTIISNVKPNMTCYKEEIFGPVLVVLETDTLDEAIKIVNDNPYGNGTAIFTTNGATARKYSHLVDVGQGIQFYTQLKTVTSQWKEEDASLSSPAVVMPTMGR comes from the exons atggcggcggtggcggcggtggcggcggcggcggcaatGCGGGCCCGGATCCTGCAG GTTTCTTCCAAGGTGAACTCCAGTTGGCACCCAGCATCCTCCTTCTCTTCATCTTCAGTG ccatctgtaaagcttttcattgaTGGGAAATTTATTGAATCCAAAAGTGACAAATGGATGGACATCCACAACCCC GCCACCAATGAGGTCATTGGTCGGGTCCCTCAAGCCACCAAGGCTGAAATGGATGCAGCAGTTTCTTCCTGCAAACGTGCTTTTCCCACATGGGCAGACACTTCAATATTAAGCCGTCAGCAGGTCCTGCTCCGCTATCAACAACTCATTAAAGAAAACTTG AAAGAAATTGCCAGGTTAATCACGCTGGAACAAGGGAAGACCCTAGCGGATGCCGAAGGAGATGTATTTCGAGGCCTTC AGGTGGTTGAGCATGCCTGCAGTGTGACATCCCTCATGCTGGGAGAAACCATGCCATCCATCACCAAAGACATGGACCTTTATTCCTACCGTCTACCTCTGGGGGTGTGTGCAGGCATTGCTCCATTCAATTTTCCTGCCATGATCCCCCTTTGGATGTTTCCCATGGCCATGGTATGTGGAAATACCTTCCTAATGAAACCATCAGAGCGAGTCCCTGGAGCAACTATACTTCTTGCCAAGTTGCTTCAGGACTCTGGTGCCCCTGACGGAACACTGAATGTCATCCATGGACAACATGAAG ctGTAAACTTTATTTGCGATCATCCTGATATCAAAGCAATCAGCTTTGTGGGATCCAACCAGGCAGGAGAGTACATCTTTGAGAGAGGGTCAAGACATGGCAAGAGAGTTCAAGCCAATATG GGAGCCAAAAACCATGGGGTAGTCATGCCAGATGCCAATAAGGAAAATACTCTGAACCAGCTCGTTGGGGCAGCATTTGGAGCCGCTGGTCAGCGCTGCATGGCTCTTTCAACAGCGATCCTTGTGGGAGAAGCTAAGAAGTGGCTGCCAGAGCTGGTAGAGCGTGCCAAAAAGCTGAGAGTCAATGCAG GAGACCAGCCTGGAGCTGATCTTGGCCCTCTGATCACCCCCCAGGCAAAAGAGCGAGTCTGCAATCTGATTGATAGTGGAACAAAGGAAGGAGCTTCCATCCTTCTTGATGGGCGAGATATTAAAGTCAAAGGTTATGATAATGGGAACTTTGTTGGGCCAACCATCATCTCAAATGTCAAG CCAAATATGACCTGTTACAAAGAGGAGATTTTTGGCCCAGTTCTTGTAGTTCTGGAAACAGACACTTTGGATGAAGCCATCAAGATCGTAAATGACAACCCATATGGAAATGGAACTGCCATCTTCACCACCAATGGAGCCACTGCTCGGAAATATTCCCACCTGGTAGATGTCGGACAG GGCATCCAGTTCTACACTCAGCTAAAAACTGTCACTTCACAGTGGAAAGAAGAAGAtgcttctctttcctcacctGCTGTAGTCATGCCTACCATGGGCCGTTAG
- the ALDH6A1 gene encoding methylmalonate-semialdehyde dehydrogenase [acylating], mitochondrial isoform X1, with the protein MAAVAAVAAAAAMRARILQVSSKVNSSWHPASSFSSSSVPSVKLFIDGKFIESKSDKWMDIHNPATNEVIGRVPQATKAEMDAAVSSCKRAFPTWADTSILSRQQVLLRYQQLIKENLKEIARLITLEQGKTLADAEGDVFRGLQVVEHACSVTSLMLGETMPSITKDMDLYSYRLPLGVCAGIAPFNFPAMIPLWMFPMAMVCGNTFLMKPSERVPGATILLAKLLQDSGAPDGTLNVIHGQHEAVNFICDHPDIKAISFVGSNQAGEYIFERGSRHGKRVQANMGAKNHGVVMPDANKENTLNQLVGAAFGAAGQRCMALSTAILVGEAKKWLPELVERAKKLRVNAGDQPGADLGPLITPQAKERVCNLIDSGTKEGASILLDGRDIKVKGYDNGNFVGPTIISNVKPNMTCYKEEIFGPVLVVLETDTLDEAIKIVNDNPYGNGTAIFTTNGATARKYSHLVDVGQVGVNVPIPVPLPMFSFTGSRASFRGDTNFYGKQGIQFYTQLKTVTSQWKEEDASLSSPAVVMPTMGR; encoded by the exons atggcggcggtggcggcggtggcggcggcggcggcaatGCGGGCCCGGATCCTGCAG GTTTCTTCCAAGGTGAACTCCAGTTGGCACCCAGCATCCTCCTTCTCTTCATCTTCAGTG ccatctgtaaagcttttcattgaTGGGAAATTTATTGAATCCAAAAGTGACAAATGGATGGACATCCACAACCCC GCCACCAATGAGGTCATTGGTCGGGTCCCTCAAGCCACCAAGGCTGAAATGGATGCAGCAGTTTCTTCCTGCAAACGTGCTTTTCCCACATGGGCAGACACTTCAATATTAAGCCGTCAGCAGGTCCTGCTCCGCTATCAACAACTCATTAAAGAAAACTTG AAAGAAATTGCCAGGTTAATCACGCTGGAACAAGGGAAGACCCTAGCGGATGCCGAAGGAGATGTATTTCGAGGCCTTC AGGTGGTTGAGCATGCCTGCAGTGTGACATCCCTCATGCTGGGAGAAACCATGCCATCCATCACCAAAGACATGGACCTTTATTCCTACCGTCTACCTCTGGGGGTGTGTGCAGGCATTGCTCCATTCAATTTTCCTGCCATGATCCCCCTTTGGATGTTTCCCATGGCCATGGTATGTGGAAATACCTTCCTAATGAAACCATCAGAGCGAGTCCCTGGAGCAACTATACTTCTTGCCAAGTTGCTTCAGGACTCTGGTGCCCCTGACGGAACACTGAATGTCATCCATGGACAACATGAAG ctGTAAACTTTATTTGCGATCATCCTGATATCAAAGCAATCAGCTTTGTGGGATCCAACCAGGCAGGAGAGTACATCTTTGAGAGAGGGTCAAGACATGGCAAGAGAGTTCAAGCCAATATG GGAGCCAAAAACCATGGGGTAGTCATGCCAGATGCCAATAAGGAAAATACTCTGAACCAGCTCGTTGGGGCAGCATTTGGAGCCGCTGGTCAGCGCTGCATGGCTCTTTCAACAGCGATCCTTGTGGGAGAAGCTAAGAAGTGGCTGCCAGAGCTGGTAGAGCGTGCCAAAAAGCTGAGAGTCAATGCAG GAGACCAGCCTGGAGCTGATCTTGGCCCTCTGATCACCCCCCAGGCAAAAGAGCGAGTCTGCAATCTGATTGATAGTGGAACAAAGGAAGGAGCTTCCATCCTTCTTGATGGGCGAGATATTAAAGTCAAAGGTTATGATAATGGGAACTTTGTTGGGCCAACCATCATCTCAAATGTCAAG CCAAATATGACCTGTTACAAAGAGGAGATTTTTGGCCCAGTTCTTGTAGTTCTGGAAACAGACACTTTGGATGAAGCCATCAAGATCGTAAATGACAACCCATATGGAAATGGAACTGCCATCTTCACCACCAATGGAGCCACTGCTCGGAAATATTCCCACCTGGTAGATGTCGGACAG GTCGGGGTGAATGTGCCCATTCCAGTGCCTTTGCCAATGTTCTCATTCACTGGCTCTCGAGCTTCCTTCAGGGGAGACACCAATTTCTATGGCAAACAG GGCATCCAGTTCTACACTCAGCTAAAAACTGTCACTTCACAGTGGAAAGAAGAAGAtgcttctctttcctcacctGCTGTAGTCATGCCTACCATGGGCCGTTAG
- the ALDH6A1 gene encoding methylmalonate-semialdehyde dehydrogenase [acylating], mitochondrial isoform X3 — MLGETMPSITKDMDLYSYRLPLGVCAGIAPFNFPAMIPLWMFPMAMVCGNTFLMKPSERVPGATILLAKLLQDSGAPDGTLNVIHGQHEAVNFICDHPDIKAISFVGSNQAGEYIFERGSRHGKRVQANMGAKNHGVVMPDANKENTLNQLVGAAFGAAGQRCMALSTAILVGEAKKWLPELVERAKKLRVNAGDQPGADLGPLITPQAKERVCNLIDSGTKEGASILLDGRDIKVKGYDNGNFVGPTIISNVKPNMTCYKEEIFGPVLVVLETDTLDEAIKIVNDNPYGNGTAIFTTNGATARKYSHLVDVGQVGVNVPIPVPLPMFSFTGSRASFRGDTNFYGKQGIQFYTQLKTVTSQWKEEDASLSSPAVVMPTMGR, encoded by the exons ATGCTGGGAGAAACCATGCCATCCATCACCAAAGACATGGACCTTTATTCCTACCGTCTACCTCTGGGGGTGTGTGCAGGCATTGCTCCATTCAATTTTCCTGCCATGATCCCCCTTTGGATGTTTCCCATGGCCATGGTATGTGGAAATACCTTCCTAATGAAACCATCAGAGCGAGTCCCTGGAGCAACTATACTTCTTGCCAAGTTGCTTCAGGACTCTGGTGCCCCTGACGGAACACTGAATGTCATCCATGGACAACATGAAG ctGTAAACTTTATTTGCGATCATCCTGATATCAAAGCAATCAGCTTTGTGGGATCCAACCAGGCAGGAGAGTACATCTTTGAGAGAGGGTCAAGACATGGCAAGAGAGTTCAAGCCAATATG GGAGCCAAAAACCATGGGGTAGTCATGCCAGATGCCAATAAGGAAAATACTCTGAACCAGCTCGTTGGGGCAGCATTTGGAGCCGCTGGTCAGCGCTGCATGGCTCTTTCAACAGCGATCCTTGTGGGAGAAGCTAAGAAGTGGCTGCCAGAGCTGGTAGAGCGTGCCAAAAAGCTGAGAGTCAATGCAG GAGACCAGCCTGGAGCTGATCTTGGCCCTCTGATCACCCCCCAGGCAAAAGAGCGAGTCTGCAATCTGATTGATAGTGGAACAAAGGAAGGAGCTTCCATCCTTCTTGATGGGCGAGATATTAAAGTCAAAGGTTATGATAATGGGAACTTTGTTGGGCCAACCATCATCTCAAATGTCAAG CCAAATATGACCTGTTACAAAGAGGAGATTTTTGGCCCAGTTCTTGTAGTTCTGGAAACAGACACTTTGGATGAAGCCATCAAGATCGTAAATGACAACCCATATGGAAATGGAACTGCCATCTTCACCACCAATGGAGCCACTGCTCGGAAATATTCCCACCTGGTAGATGTCGGACAG GTCGGGGTGAATGTGCCCATTCCAGTGCCTTTGCCAATGTTCTCATTCACTGGCTCTCGAGCTTCCTTCAGGGGAGACACCAATTTCTATGGCAAACAG GGCATCCAGTTCTACACTCAGCTAAAAACTGTCACTTCACAGTGGAAAGAAGAAGAtgcttctctttcctcacctGCTGTAGTCATGCCTACCATGGGCCGTTAG